ATTCTTTTGAAAATAATAAATATCTTTTTTTGAAAATATTGTATTATGATATTTTGAATGCAGATGATATTAATATTACTCAATATAAAAATTATACAATTATAAAAATGCAAACAAGTAACTCTTTATATTTTATACCTAAACCATATGTAATGTGGTATGTTAGTAAAAGAAATAATACTTTAGTGAGATATGAATCCCCAAAAAATATAGATATATTAGAAGATAATTCAAATTATTATTTGGATAAATTTATTCAAAATGTTAAAATATTCAAAATATATAAGCATTTAGGTAAATATTTTGTTTATATTGATAATGGAAAGCCAATTTATTTTGAAATGTACAAAGGATTTTGATGATTGTAAAAGCGCTTGAAAGCAAATACAAACCGACCGACATAGCCGTAGGAAGTGCAAGAAGCTGTTATTTCGGAAAGCATATAGTAACGCCTGAGAGTGCGGCTGAGTGGGATAAAAAAAACGATCTTTTAAATTCAATATTTAAAGCCGGGCATCATACCACTCTTATGCATTATAACTTTACATTTTTGATTGAGGGTATGAGCAGGCTTTTGATCTGGAGGCTTTTACACGCGCATCCTTTTTACAATTCCGAGCAGGTAAGCCAGAGATACGCCAAAATGAAAATCGAAAATTTCACGTACCCAAAAAACGCAGACAGGGAAAAGTGGCAGAAATATTATGAAAATATGTTTTTTTATTATGAAGAGCTTATTTCAAGACTGACTCCGGAAATTGAAAAAGTACTTCCAAAGTTTAAGAAAAAAGAAGCGAAAAAAAGGGCCCAGGAATTTGCGAGATATTTGTTACCGATGGGTATGAACGCGCATCTTTACCATACCGTAAACATCATTACAGCTTTAAGATACATAAATGCCGTAAAGGTGATACCGGAGGCAAAAGCTGAAGCTGAAGAGTTTGTATCTCAAATGAAAAGGGAAATGCTGAAAATTGATGAAAACTTAGCTCCTTTAATAGAGTTTGCCGAAAATGAAGAAGTAGTGTTTCCGAATATTGATATAGAAAAAATTAAAAAGGCAAAAAACGTAACCAAAAAGGTTGAGGTGTTTGACATAGTTGATTATGATTTTGAACTTAATGCAAACTATGCTGGTGTTTTAAGAACATCAAACATATATCTTGATGAGGCCATACTCGGTAGTTTTAATTCTTATATCAAGCTCTCGCTTAGTGCAGATGCGCAAAATCAAAGACACAGACGCTCGCCTGCTGTTCGTCCAAAACTTGAGAATATTTATAAAAGAGATTTTTATATGCCGAAAATCTGTAACAGTGTTAAAGAATTATATGTTAGAGCGGTAGAGTATTCATATGACTTTTTTGAAAATCAAAAAGAAATTTTAGGTTTCGGTGAAGCGGCGTATGCACTTTTAAATGCACACAATATTGAGATTGTAGAACATAACGATTTTCAAGAGTTTGCTCATAAAGCACAGATGAGACTTTGTTATAATGCCCAGGAAGAAATATTTGATATTGTTTATGCACAGGTTGAAGAACTAAAAAATGCCGGAGTAAAAGCGGCTGATAAATTTATGCCTCCTTGTACGTTAAGATATCAAGAGGGTATTAAACCTGTATGTCCTGAAGGAGACAGGTTTTGTGGTACAAAAGTTTGGAAAATGGAGTTTGATGAATACGAAAGGCTTATATAGCCGAAAGAATAAAAAATGAAAATACAAGATTATCTGTATAATGAGTTTGATTCCAATATTGTAGAGGAGTTTTTAATGCTTCTCGATATTATGGAAGATAATCTTGATTTAACTATCGAGAGGCTCTATACTGATTATGATGAAGCAATTAACGATTTATTTAGGATGTTTCATAATTTGAAATCTGCGACTGCATATTTAAAAATAGACAGAATAAAAAATTTCGCACATTTTGTTGAAGACATATTAGATAAAGCCAGAGAGAAACATGATGTAAAAGAAGAATTGATTGACTGGTTGTTTAAAGTGGCTGATCAGTTTCACGAATGGTACGGTAATATAGACAGAAATGAAGAACTGGCGCCTCTTCATCCCGATATTTTTAAAGTGCCTAAAATATAATTAAGGAGTTTTTTTAGTGAGAAACAAAGAAAACGAAGCTGTTTTTATAGAAAGAATAAATAAAATAAACCCTAAGATTCTTGAAGGGTTGAAAGAAAAAAAAGAGTTCTCATTCAGAATAAACCGCCACAAAGCGGGACTTGAAGCGGTGGAAGAGTTAAAAAAAGAAGGATACAATCCTAAACCTGTGGAATGGAGCGAGTGGGTATATACGCTTCCTATTGAAGATAGAAAAAAAATAACCAAATCCAAAACATATACGGCAAACAAAATATACATACAAAACCTCTCATCCATTATTTCGGCACTGTCCCTTGATATAGACGAAAATGACTGGGTTTTGGATCTTGCCGCTGCACCTGGAGGGAAAAGCCTGATATTCAGCGAAAAAGCTAAGAAGGTAAGTGCTGTAGAGCCTGATAAAAACAGATTTTTCAGAATGAAAAGAAACTTTAAAGAACACGGTGCCAAAAATATTCAGACATACAACAAAGACGGCAGATTTGTATATAAAGCAACAGGAGAGATGTTTGACAAGGTGTTTTTGGATGCTCCTTGCAGTTCTGAAGCGCATATTGATTTTGACGAGGGGATTACATGGTGGAATCTTAAGAGGGTAAGAAGGTTTTCCAAACTCCAAAAAGAACTTATAATTTCGGCATTTGAAGCACTGAAACCCGGAGGAGAAATGATTTTCGCCACATGTACGTTTGCTCCGGAAGAAAATGAAGAAAGTGTTGATTTTTTATTAAACAAATACGAAAACGCAGAGGTTGTAGATGTAAATCTTCCGATTGATAATATTCAAAAAGGTATAATGGAATGGGAAGATAAAAAATATCATCCAGATGTGTCAAAAACAGTAAGGATATTACCAAAAGGTGCGTATTCCGGATTTTATTTTGCAAAAATTAAAAAACATTAATTTTAAATAATGTTTTTAAAAGCTTAAGTAGTCTTAGTTTATATTCTTCTTTTGCAAATGCCTCTGCCTCTTTATATGATGTTATGGATTTGCCCAAAAACGTTAAAGAATAGAACTTGTCTAAAATAATAGTTGTTTTTCCTTTAATAATATAATCATTAAACAGGTGATATTTTTGAATGCTAATATTGATTTTTATTAAATTTTTAGCTTTTTTTGAAATAATGAGGTATTTTGAAAATATTTCTATACTTTGATTTTTGTACCTATTGGTTACAATATTAAATTCAGTGGTTTTGATAATATTTAATGCGATTTTTTTTAAATTTTCTATTTTTGCAATATAGTTAGAAATATTGACGCCCAATGATTCCAGTATAAAAATATCACTTTTGATTTTTTTTAGTTTATATAAGATGTTGTATGAATAAATGACACGTTTTATAGGACTGTTTTCATTGAAATCTATTTTTTTAA
This genomic interval from Nautilia profundicola AmH contains the following:
- a CDS encoding type II secretion system protein, whose protein sequence is MKKSFTLIEVLISITILSILFLALSNVISSLSKASDYLEKKYSFENNKYLFLKILYYDILNADDINITQYKNYTIIKMQTSNSLYFIPKPYVMWYVSKRNNTLVRYESPKNIDILEDNSNYYLDKFIQNVKIFKIYKHLGKYFVYIDNGKPIYFEMYKGF
- a CDS encoding FAD-dependent thymidylate synthase, encoding MIVKALESKYKPTDIAVGSARSCYFGKHIVTPESAAEWDKKNDLLNSIFKAGHHTTLMHYNFTFLIEGMSRLLIWRLLHAHPFYNSEQVSQRYAKMKIENFTYPKNADREKWQKYYENMFFYYEELISRLTPEIEKVLPKFKKKEAKKRAQEFARYLLPMGMNAHLYHTVNIITALRYINAVKVIPEAKAEAEEFVSQMKREMLKIDENLAPLIEFAENEEVVFPNIDIEKIKKAKNVTKKVEVFDIVDYDFELNANYAGVLRTSNIYLDEAILGSFNSYIKLSLSADAQNQRHRRSPAVRPKLENIYKRDFYMPKICNSVKELYVRAVEYSYDFFENQKEILGFGEAAYALLNAHNIEIVEHNDFQEFAHKAQMRLCYNAQEEIFDIVYAQVEELKNAGVKAADKFMPPCTLRYQEGIKPVCPEGDRFCGTKVWKMEFDEYERLI
- a CDS encoding Hpt domain-containing protein produces the protein MKIQDYLYNEFDSNIVEEFLMLLDIMEDNLDLTIERLYTDYDEAINDLFRMFHNLKSATAYLKIDRIKNFAHFVEDILDKAREKHDVKEELIDWLFKVADQFHEWYGNIDRNEELAPLHPDIFKVPKI
- a CDS encoding SAM-dependent methyltransferase, encoding MRNKENEAVFIERINKINPKILEGLKEKKEFSFRINRHKAGLEAVEELKKEGYNPKPVEWSEWVYTLPIEDRKKITKSKTYTANKIYIQNLSSIISALSLDIDENDWVLDLAAAPGGKSLIFSEKAKKVSAVEPDKNRFFRMKRNFKEHGAKNIQTYNKDGRFVYKATGEMFDKVFLDAPCSSEAHIDFDEGITWWNLKRVRRFSKLQKELIISAFEALKPGGEMIFATCTFAPEENEESVDFLLNKYENAEVVDVNLPIDNIQKGIMEWEDKKYHPDVSKTVRILPKGAYSGFYFAKIKKH
- a CDS encoding LPP20 family lipoprotein, with translation MKKWFTLIVLIFVSCTNPKPPNWYIQTPKDNQNYFYASAESYSKQNAIKNALNDIASRINVKISSNFVINKGIHNQKTYNEIFQQINAQVSNINFNNYEILKIDKENDKYYVLIRINKQKLINNLKTKINIELKKIDFNENSPIKRVIYSYNILYKLKKIKSDIFILESLGVNISNYIAKIENLKKIALNIIKTTEFNIVTNRYKNQSIEIFSKYLIISKKAKNLIKINISIQKYHLFNDYIIKGKTTIILDKFYSLTFLGKSITSYKEAEAFAKEEYKLRLLKLLKTLFKINVF